The Theobroma cacao cultivar B97-61/B2 chromosome 1, Criollo_cocoa_genome_V2, whole genome shotgun sequence genome contains the following window.
GAATCCAAATTTATAGATtagtaaaagaaaaacccaTGTTGAGAAATCTTTAGTTTCATAACCCCATTTGTTTTCTAGATTTTGTGTGGGTAGTTTTCTCATCTTATCATGCACTCAAAAATCTCTACTTCTGAGTTTGCTTATCTATTCTTGGCAATCTTGTTCTTTTAGTTAGACAAAGACCAGAGCGAGTCTTATTTCTAGTTTTCCACAGATCGTTATTTCTGGGGTTCTTGCCTATGAATCTGCAATTACAGTTATGCCttatattattttctcattcaAGATTTTGATGCTTCATACAGTTCTTTTTACTGCTTTGGTTCTTTAGTACTCTTTGATTGCAAGAGTTTCTGAGTTTATGTGAAGCACTGGAATCAAGGTTGAGACTCAGACTAGTGTTTAACTTTGTTGAAAGAGTTCACTTCACTGAACTCGCCATTCTGAATTTGATGAAAGAACCAAGGCAGAAGCTTCATGTTAGAAATAGTTTATTGCAACCTGAAAAAAGGTTTCTCATTTGAGTTTAACTACTGCAAGGAATGTGCCGCCAGGACCTTCAACAAGCTAATGTGTTTGTGTTGCTGTTCCCAAGGATTTTCTGGTGCGGAAAATATGTACCCTCATCAACCCCTTCCTCATGGGAATGATCAAAAGCAAATTCAAGAATCCAGGGATCAAGATGAGGAAAATGAATCTTCTGAAGATCAAGAGAGAACAAGTGAAGTTTTTTCAGATCAACACAGAGATGTAGAAGCGTACTCAGATCGATCCATTACTGATGCAGTATCCTTAGATAAGTCAGAAGATAGTATTGAGTACCTAGAATTAAGTGCAGAAATTGCAAAGAATGTCTGTAAGGCAGCTTATCATGAATTCATGAGAATCGCTATGAGAGAGAGGAGTTGGTTGCCTGGCAACCCTGCAGAAGGTTTTCTTCCTGGGGATACTGATATTAGCGAGTTCCGAACACGTACACCTGCTGGAAGAAAGACTGAAGTCTCTACTGCAAGTGCAATTATTCCAATTCCTGCATCTGAAATGGCCTCCATGATGATGGATGTGGTCAGTTGTTTTGGTTTTGCTTATCTCGTTGAGATCAGATATGGATGTAATATGCAAGTTCTCCACTAATAATACGTACATACatacctatatatatatatatatatatatttggcaTCTGTCATCAGCTATTAAAGGGGTCAACTCGCCTTATAAGTAAACAagaattatgttttgataatGTCTCCTTAGATCTGGTTACCTCCTTATTGTGAATTTACGAAATGCTTGAACTTCTTGTGGAGTTGTGGTACTATTTTATTTGCCGCTCGTTCATTCTCTTGTTGTATACATGTTCTCAGAATCAATGGGCTAATTTATTTGTCCAAATTGTCTACTGGGGAGCTGGCTATGACTGCACTCATGTTCTTCAACGTATGAGAGAAGATGATAATTCAATCCAGCGCTTAGTGGAGGTAACTCACTAGCACTTCACAAGGAGATTATTTTCATCTATCAACATATGGATGgcttgattttgatttgaattgtAGCAATATACACATACTTTTACAATCtatatctaattttttttatatatatatcgtAGGTGCGTGCAATTTATCAATTACCAACGCATTTTGTGCCAAGtcgagaattttttttcttacgaTACAAAAAACAGATTACGCCAAGTTCTTATGCCATTATTGATGTTTCAATCTATTATATTGATCCAACTTCGAGAACCGATAGTTTGAGGAAACCATCAGGGGTAGTAATCAGGGAGCATGACCAAGATAGTTGTGAGGTGTGTAATGGATATGAAAGATTTTACAACTTATGGTTGCAGTTGGTAACATTCATAGAAGGATCAATTACGTTActgtaataaaattatatatatatatatatatatttcttatttgGATGTGCTGCTGACTGAAGTAGTCTCTTCTTTGTTAATATATAGATTGTTTGGGTTGAAAATGTGGAGGTGGATGAAGTGAGTGAAAACATCTACTCTTCAGTAATAAACTCAAATTTGGCATTCTGTGCACAGCGTTGGATTAGTACGTTGCTACGGATTTTGCAGCGTGAAAATGGCGTACTTGTTCATGATAGCGATTTGGTTGTGCATGATTCAGGTATTCTCACTTCATTTTTGTCTTGTTTGGATGAACTTTAACTTGAGTACTTCTCATATATAGGTAGATGCCATAACTTGGTAATATATTTGTGCAGGTCATGATTCTGTGTTGGCTTTAACACAATCCATGAAGCGCTTCTTTATGAGATGTGTTGCTGACAGGCTTGATCCAGCTGTTTTAACTGATATtagtaaaaagaagaaactgaAGATCTTAGTTAACGAAGAATCTCAAGGTAGATATGCTTACATTGGCACAACTAGTTTCCACGTCAAAGCAAAACCACTCTcagtttttcaatttctaaaGGGGAGGAATTTACAGTTACAGGTATGCAGTTTTGTGCCTACTTCTTGTGACTGCTCTCTCTTTGAGTGGACGTGGACCAACTaagaataatttatatttgtatatatatacatatatatgcgTTAATTGCAGTTGCTTCGATTCCCAAATTCTTGGGAGCTTCAGCGGGTGTACCACTTTGTGACAATAGATCGCAGTAATAGCATTACTCTACACAGGACGACCGGAGAGGTTGAAAAAAAACTAACCCCTTTTCCCATCTCCGCAACAAATTTCAGCATGTTTgctaattatattcttttgaTGCCCACAGCCTCATTATTACTGCTTGCAAGAAGCCACAGTGGACGAATACTGCAGCTTTATCATATCCAGACCAATGAGCCAACAAAAAGTACAGCGTCATATTAGTTCAGGAGTTGATAGTGGTTTTGAAGCAGGGACGAAACTAGATGTCGACGCTTCAGGTTTTGCCATTATGCCTGACGGTCCAGGGGGCCTTGAATCCAATGGTTCTCTTATAACCTTTGTCATGCAACTGCTATATGATCCTGAAAGACCTCGTTTACCCAGTcgatttgaaattgaaaacgATGCTTTCCATGAATGGGTTGGCATCATAAATGACATCAGGGAAAACAGTAAGTTTCTTTGTAATCCAACTCCTACTGCACATACCAATGTTTTGCACCCCAATAGACTTTTGTTCTCACAAGTTGCTCACCTTTTTAATTTTGCAGTTGTTAATAGAAATGCCTGAAGAAATTAACGAGAGAAGCTCCCTGCCTGTCATAccttcttcatttcttgttctgttttctttttctttttcactttactTTCTCTCCTTATGGTCATATACATAGTGAATATA
Protein-coding sequences here:
- the LOC18613074 gene encoding homeobox-leucine zipper protein MERISTEM L1, whose amino-acid sequence is MYPHQPLPHGNDQKQIQESRDQDEENESSEDQERTSEVFSDQHRDVEAYSDRSITDAVSLDKSEDSIEYLELSAEIAKNVCKAAYHEFMRIAMRERSWLPGNPAEGFLPGDTDISEFRTRTPAGRKTEVSTASAIIPIPASEMASMMMDVNQWANLFVQIVYWGAGYDCTHVLQRMREDDNSIQRLVEITPSSYAIIDVSIYYIDPTSRTDSLRKPSGVVIREHDQDSCEIVWVENVEVDEVSENIYSSVINSNLAFCAQRWISTLLRILQRENGVLVHDSDLVVHDSGHDSVLALTQSMKRFFMRCVADRLDPAVLTDISKKKKLKILVNEESQGRYAYIGTTSFHVKAKPLSVFQFLKGRNLQLQLLRFPNSWELQRVYHFVTIDRSNSITLHRTTGEPHYYCLQEATVDEYCSFIISRPMSQQKVQRHISSGVDSGFEAGTKLDVDASGFAIMPDGPGGLESNGSLITFVMQLLYDPERPRLPSRFEIENDAFHEWVGIINDIRENIVNRNA